In Camarhynchus parvulus unplaced genomic scaffold, STF_HiC, whole genome shotgun sequence, the DNA window GGAGGCGGGGCGCGTCCCTGACCAGTCCATCCCATTTAACCCATTCCCCCATTCCACACCCATTTAACTGATTCCCCCAGTTTAACCTGATTTCACCCCGGTTTAACCCCTGTGCGGTGCGGCGGAACCGGGCGCACTACCCCAGTCCATCCCACTTTAACCCAGTTTAACCCCAGTTTAACCCCAGTTTCACCCCGGTTTAACCCCAGTTTCACCCCGGTTTAACCCTTCTGTGCCCAGATGCTGGCGGAGGACGCCGAGGCGGGCGCCCAGGAcgagaaggagctgcaggagctgcgcAAGCAGGGCATCGACCCCCTGCCCAAACCCCCCCCGGGCGTGGGGCTGCTGCccaccccccgcccccccccccccgcgggctgcccctccccccgcccggGCCCCCCATGGGCCTCCCCCCCCCGGGGCCCCTGGAGCCCCCCCTGGagcccccccaggaccccttCAAGAAGATCCCGTCGCTCTTCGAGATCGTGGTCAGGCCCACGGGGCAGCTGGCCGAGAAACTGGGCGTCAGGTGAgggcacctggggcacctgggggcacctggggggcaggggaacacacctgggcacagctggggcacaccTGTGGGGTACAGCTGGGGGCACCCACGGGGCAGCTGGCTGAGAAACTGGGCGTCAGGTGAGGGCACCTGGGGGGCAGgggaacacacctgggggcagcgggtacacacctgggcacagctggggggcacctggaggcacctgggtacacctggggcACACATGGGGCAGCTGCCGAGCTGGGGGCAGGtaggggcacctgggggcaggGGAAACCTGGGCATCAGGTGGGgcgcacctggggacacctggggcacctgggggacagctggggggcacctggggggcaGGGCGAGAACACCTGGGCCAgggggcacctggggcacctgggggcacctggggggcaggggaacacacctgggcacagctggggcacgctgggggcaggggaaaacacctgggcacagctgggtacAGCTGGGTACACATGGGGGGCAGGGGaacacacctgggtacagctgggacacctgggtACATGTGGGGTACATGGGAGGGCACCCATGGGGCAGCTGGCTGAGAAACTGGGAGTCAGGTGAgggcacctggggcacctggggggcaGGGgaacacacacctgggcacagctggggcacagctggcactcagACAAAACACACCTGGAGCCCCCCATGGATTTCCCcgttttcccattttccccccattattCATTGCCCCCCATTATTCATTCTCCCCATTATTCATTTCCTCCCCATTATTCATTCCCCCCATTATTCATCCCCATTATTCATTCCCCCATTATTGCCCCCCATTATTCATCCTCCCCCATTATTCATTGCCCCCCATTATTCATTGCCCCCCCATTATTCATT includes these proteins:
- the LOC115917081 gene encoding proline-rich protein HaeIII subfamily 1-like, coding for MLAEDAEAGAQDEKELQELRKQGIDPLPKPPPGVGLLPTPRPPPPAGCPSPRPGPPWASPPRGPWSPPWSPPRTPSRRSRRSSRSWSGPRGSWPRNWASGTRGRPPRAFRAPPGLRPSPPRSCRPPPSW